Part of the Pieris rapae chromosome 14, ilPieRapa1.1, whole genome shotgun sequence genome is shown below.
tatggatatttttttatttatgcagacttgattgttttattataattagaatttagCATGTTGATGAATGTTACCTGATTAagtgtttattgtttaataattgtattattatggCTCTAATGATGGAATAGTTTTGATATTAATGGGAAAATTAGGATTTCCTTCCATGAGAATAAATGCAATTTGtgttaaatttcatgaaatgttgtttgattgtaaattattgtgtCAATAGTTCTTGTAGGAAGGCACAATGtacagtaatatttataattaataatatgagtctcaattattttaaaaatatatatgaatgatTTTAGAGTTTAACTCTGGTAGTGTAAAAGAGGCTTTGTAAATTAatgctaattttattttgttaagacTGTATGTGTAAATTTCTTAAGATAATGTTTAGATTTAAAAGTCATACAATTTTGATGTcaggatattaaataaaataaatgatttgtaactgtggttttattttacattttaatggaAGTGTACATAGGCACAAAAAGTATGTCATACAATTGTTTGGTATCAGGGCACAGTTTCTATGACATTTCAGAAATTtagctatttaattataacagaaCAATTGGCTTTacattgattgattttatgtCTAATTATAGcctaaagaaattaaatggtTTAGACTTTAGAGAgactttttagtaaaatacgTGAATCATCCTAGCTTATAGTTTAGTACCTTTTGAATATTCTGAAATATCTTTTTATGCGAGCGAGAGGTAACaccaaactatatttttataaagctgACTACGTGTCGGTTACAGGGGATCTGAAAACCATCGATTGGAATGATAGCCTATGCGCTTATGATAATGTTAATGATTATGGTATCTGAATTCTACGAAATTCTAACACtactactataaataaatttgttccTAAACCAATGATTTTCCAAGCTCTTTGAGTCTGTATCCCATAATCTCCAAGAGTGGTGACGGCTGTATCATTGATGAgcaacattgttttaaaagagGCCATGCAATTCAAACGAACCAGAATTTTAAACTTGTCTTCCCTTACTCATTCCTTATGTCTAATATCAGCAATATTTTCCATATTACTTCTGCCAAAACCAATCAGACTGAACAATGCTTAGccggagctggatatattcggtagtgggctaATCGGTTATAGAGAAAGCGTCATTGAGTGCCTTTCTCAAACCCAGTTcactgttttgctgatgattttttttgccAAAAAATTCtgctaattttatttcattctgTGCTTATTTCAACttgttttaattgaatttttgcttattttttttgtttataacacTTATGTTTACTTCAATTGTTATTCATTTTAGATGGaagattttgttaaatataccCTAGATTTAGTATGATGTggtaaagttaataaaaataacttttagtattttaatatttaatacatcatAAGCCTGCCCAGGGATGAATTGATGGagctgtaataaaaaatattttattcattacaaaatttattttcaaacatacaaaaataatcctaatactaaaaacttaaaatacttaaacataCAATTTGAAATAAGTAGAAGGCACAAATTTAAAAGGTGGgtatgtttaacatatttaattttgtacgaTGGTCTCGGCTGTTCAGCCTATACAACAATACTGTGATGTAGAATCAAGGCGGTCATACATCATAGGCTcgacatatataattaatcaaatcaccattttaaaaattaataatgacaaTTATGTGGgagattatataaattaaaaaatattttttactgggTAAACTACTTGTTTAAAAccatgatttaattataacttctATAACAATAGATAACTTCACCAATAATGATATTGAATTATAGATAATCAATTAAAGAGAAGATGGAGAGTTGATTTGTCTCATTTGTTCTAAGTTCTTAGTTTAAGAACTggaagtaaattaaaaaccacttttgaaaatcattaagtgtaaattaagttatgaagaaatgatatttgaatttaCCAATTGGAGTCCTTTTTATAGTGTGTTTGTGATGTGAGTATGAAATGATTGTCAAACGACATACAAAAATTGCTTCCATCATCTagatttaggtttttttactAAGATTTAAGAATATGGCTTAAAGCTGTGTCCATAATTTGTTGAGTTTTTGACTAGGTatacaatattgtatatttggcGGAATACTAATCTGATCAACGGGTTATTCTATTTTGTTTCGAAGGTTTTGAAATTCTATTACAAAGTCTATggataagaaattattatcacTTATCTGTACTTGTAGGTACTTCTGGCAATAAATGCACAATGACTTTCCTTTTAGCATCATAACTAAAGTTATTTAACTTGAATATCCGACTATCGTAAAAGGGTTTGAGGTCTGTGATGTTTATCTGTCTCGCTCGTTCTAAGAGGTCCCTTTCTGATATTTCTATGGTTGGCTGTGTGTAATTGTGTAGGCCACGCATATAGGCTAATTGGTCTATGGTTAGCTGGCGAAGGATGTAGTATAACAGCTCGCTGTGGTCCTTCTTGTATGAGAGGTACTTCTGGAATGtctgaaataacaatatatatatatatattagcgTTTATATTACCACGtgattatttatgtacatataaacaGTTGTTACTCTatattgtgattatttttaatgtgggCATGGTTACCCTTATTACCCTGGTTTCAAGTgttgaaattattaacataattccAAATGAATTGATGAAAATTGATTGGAATGATTTGGGAATGGCAGTTAAAAATCTAagttaatataacaattgttACTTTTGTTAACGTGCGATGGCTGAGTCAAtggtttctttaatacataagCTTTGTAATaagatttcattatattttgatttaattttaaagttattttaaaaatgtctacTAGATTTTTTAGTCCAGTCTACAAATTATTACGTCATGCAACAAAGAAATCGGCATTTATTTCGgtcatttttatgtaatacttccttttaatttaaacaatgcaAATTCTTATTCACTCCTAAATATGGAAgtattgtaagaaaaatttagTCGTTATAGTTTGACACTAGGACTATATATCCGTAACCGTATCCGTTTCACAACATTCGGATAAAATCTGGATAAAACTGCATGTTTCAACTGAAgaggtttataataattacttgcCTATATCACCGATTATAATACCAACTGATAACCTAGACTAAGATAAAACCTatacataaaactaaatttctaCATACTacttgtgtttatattttacttcaaTCTAATAACCGTAACCGAAACTATCCAAAACTAACGGATAATccgaaataattacatatccGTAACCGTATCCGAAAccgatataattttattcctcTATCCATATCCGTATCCAGATCCGAAACATCATATCCATAACATCTCTATTTGACACTTATCTGAatgaaatatcattattttgacACCATACAAAACTGAATTAAATTAGCATGACTGACACGCAGGATCTCTTTTCGCACAGACTATATATGGGccttgataaaaaataatatacctgtCTCATAGCCCGCATGACACTGTATTTCTGTGTATCAACGAAACTCTCCAGCATAGACCGAATCGCTAAGTTCACGTCTTCTTCATTCACTTGACCACGTAAATGCATACGTGCGTGCGCTTCACTCATACGTATTACTGAAATTCATAGAtcgttaattattgttaagaaCCTACCCTTACTACCTTTATCTACGTTTACCTAAGAACACACCccaaatttatatatctttatactATGAAAACATTCTCAgagaaaaaattgtatttttaaagagCGGTTTATTCATCCTTTAATAATGCCTCGAAGAGGCTGTTTAATTAAGTttcaattgttaataataaaataaattaaacaaaaacacgtCACAAATAAAGTTTCTAAAAGAAAGCGAGACTTATTGTTGATATGATTTCAGCTCTTACCAGATTCAATATGTCTGACTGTAATGGGGAGACTGCCAGTAGCCAACGACTCCTGACGCAATTGGCTGTACATTTTGGCGACTTTATCTTGGtccatgttctataaaaaaattatacgaaTGTAAAGAGTATACGCGGTTCTAGGGTTCTTAGCGAGTAAACGTAACAAACTCCCTTGCTATTtctcttatatctttaaacgagcaattcttgtatatatatatatatatgtaattggaatctcggaatcggctccaacgattttaatgaaatttagtatacggggtttcgggggcgataaatcgatctagcttaggaatcatttctagaaaatttcattttattcgtgttctATCACactcattatttatttctttaaattaataactttaaaaaaaccagttcaattttttttattattctgtcggtaaaatcgaaaaatattattcatatttcatcatttccttagtatgtaattcgtacttaaataaaatttacaaaaaaacacgatttataaaaataaaaaaatcatccaggtcctaataaattattagctCACTTgagtaactaaatatttaaatttacctttttgttctttaaacataaaaataacattcatagcatttcattttttattgctcTGAAATGGGTCAAACACttacttaacatttataaataaattttttatacacaaaaatcaTACTTGTAATTTTGGATGAACGTTTTCCCTGGAATACACAATATACTTCTTCAGCAGATCCTGTGGTAATGTATTCTCATTTTCAGTGGCGTCCTCTAACGCGGTACCACGGTGGCTTGGATGATGTCGGATGTGGGAGCCGACAACGAACCTACAATAGAATGGTTAGTTCTTTAGACCGATTCGCCCGTGTCTCTGAGATTGGCCATGACAAGTCTGATATGGTGCGGCGAATTCTATGCGCGcattgctaataataataataataagtctttattcatttaagttggtacatctttcttttcatagtgtaagatttgggaacccttttaagtaaatatacctgtgttagggtggttcccagctcttccataacaaagttaattacttaaaataatttaaccagttcatttcctttttatttttacttgttaaaccgttatcatcacacctgatTGTGTgtatgagtaagtgtgtgagagagtgaatgagtgagtgagtaagtgagtgaatgagtaacgTGTATTTAAATCATGGGTCTCAAAAGCAGTTCTAATACTGCATAAGGCGTGATCATAAGCCAGTCTTTTATTCGGGTTTTTAGGTTGTAGGCGGTGAGAGGATAGATGttaagcagcctatttaattataataaagccttttccttttatttccaatgtaaaaactattaaacgaATTCTTAAGTCCTAGGGTATTCTTAATTCTACTGTAGTGATGCTGATTGTGCGGCAATTTCGAAGCGCAttgctaataataatgaagccttttatttccaatgtaattactattaaacaaATTCTTAACTATAGTCCTACGGTATTCTAGATATTATCTGGTCATTTTCAGAGTCAAAGCGAAggaaaaagaatttatttatgaatagtttaataaaaaaaatataaattaatcattcatAAAAGCAgcgtttttgaatattttcataatttgaaattcttaatacataaaatttttatgtggtaataaaaattattaatctaaCTTAACatcattgttatatattattggatTCGTGATTgatctgttttttatataaatacgaaTGTACCAATCAGggtccagaagataaaccactcccaATCGAAATTATAGatttatcactaaataaattcaaagccctaaaatcaatactaaattttatatatgtacttttatacctatatgaataaaaatatgttgagTTTGAATATCTTACTTGGCCAAATGCGCGTCCTGCATTGGATCAGCTTCATCTCGCACAACACAAAGTACATCGAAACGCGATAAAATCGGCTCCGACAGATTCACATTCTCACTGAACGTTAACGACGCGTCATAACGACCGCCGATGGGATTGGCTGCTGCTATTATTGAGCACCTGTCAaagtataacaataacaaaattaatattttttaatacttggatcttagaaaataacaataaaggtAGCCTTAATCATTACATGTAtggcttataaaataaataaattaaaaaaacaataaacgtTGATTATAAGTTGAAAACACTCGAGAGATTCAAACCCAATATCTCCCACCAGTAAGTCCGCCCACAAACTTACaatgcatataataaaaaataataaaaaaaaaaaacgtttattttggaacataagatcatctaggtatcacttattccacgtcaataaatttgaacctgtaggcatccctactcatcggcaaagaagacagagggtgtaggccgagagaaaaaggcggcgtaaaaaactctcggtactcttttaaaaaaagcaaatcatcaaacaatatttaaaacaaatatatcaaattaattagaagcagCCTGCCCAGTACTAGTCCCAGTAATGCCGGCTGTACACACTCGTTGAGACACCCCGAGATAGGCCGAGCGCGAGATTGTACAGATTGAGCTCTCGTCTCGTTTCGCCTCTCTCGGTCGCCTGTCGGTTTTTGCGCACGAGTCAAAGGGTCTCGCGAGTAAACAAGCGACCTTTACTCGTTCAATCACTTGCTCAATTGGAtactattaaaactttatgtaCCTAATAACCTATTTCTGTAGGTATAGTAACCATCCACCATCTTCTTCGCCATggctttgtaattttttttatggtaaACGAAGAAAATTACGATAACTTATTGCACAAAGACAAATAGCAGCAGCGGTTTCCACGTCCATTATTAAcgatgttttaaatacaattaacgTAACGAGAGACAACCAACATTAAATGTGGTTTTAATgtgatcaaatttttttttatttttatattattatagtactagcataaagttataactattgccattttataaaaaaaaatagtactaGACTTAGAATAAGCAaacaaatttcttttataatatacatatatataatcgtGAGTTTctagctttaaaaaaaacctaccTCGCATGTAGTGATGTAACAATTCCAGCCTTGGATATTGAAATGGACTGTTGCTCCATAGCTTCATGTATAGAGGTCCGATCTTGGTCATTCATCTTATCAAACTCATCGATAAGACACACCCCACGATCCGCTAGAACTAACGCACCCGCTTCTAATGTCCATtccctgaaagatattcataGCACCAATCGGATTTTAGTTAGATCTATGgtaatcaaataaatgtacaaaacCTGAATCCAGGCAGTTATCATCaggctttaaaattattgtatattttggtTATTATGACtagatttattgtttattacgaCCACATTTATTGTATTCTTTAGTTACTATGACCACATTAAttgtatacttaatttattatgaccaGAATTATTctatactttgtttaatatgactagattttttgtatgttttggtTAGACACCCCGAAGaccataattattgtttatttttgttattatgacCAAAACTTTTgaatagaattattatgtaGCAAATGcattatagtttaaatcttgtaaacttgtttttttaaataaaatcaatattatcgagttaattaatatgtgataaagacctgaaaaaaaaattaaaaactaaaaatagcGCGTGGTATAAACTCAAAATTCAGCCACAAAGCTGatctatattatgttacattaatacaaaccagcGGTTTTCTTGTAACATTTTGTGATATatgtactaaattattttgtataataaagaaaaaaataatcataaacaGTTGATATTATTAGGAACATTTGACTAGTaactttttgtaaaaaatatttttattttaaaattaggatTAATGATGTACTAGAACGATGAACTTATTTGTTCATGAAATTTAAAcggtaaaaaaacaaatacaagaaaaccgtttaactaatttaactGGCATATGCTTACTTACCTGGTAGTAGGATTTTTCCTGACATAAGCCGTGAGACCGACTGCACTGGCCCCCTGACCCGTTGTAAACACCGCCCTTGGGGCTATCtgcaatcattattttaaatataatttagatatacgtttttttttttttttattgcaccTAATAGCCTACACCCCGGGCGAAGTTTTCCCCGGGCCGTGGAATTTCTATCTAGATTGAAACacatgattttttaatgtttatttcgaaaaattaatagagaaatataatttacatactaGATGGctaattatcttattattacaTGTTTGGCTTAAAATACTTGGTTTAACGGTTTCCAATGTGGCAACAGCACGCCGTGTTCAAACGCGGCACCGTAGATATACATTACAAGTACATTCAAGTTGCTTAAActgattttcttttattatatatttttttaaataaatgtataataatataataaaatgtaggtaaatattttatttgttacaatttttaataatgttcaaCTTACTTTCTCAGTGTATTTCAAGAATTGTGACTTTGCTGTTCCCGGATCTCCGCATATCAAAACATTAATGTCACCTCTTACTTTGTGTTTTTCACCTGacatacaaaaattgtattataattataatattctggTAATTAAAGCATTCTATTagataaatttagttttattgggactaaaattaaacaaaacaatacacaaattaatacaaatagcTACTGATAtgtcaattataaatttgaaatggATACTGAAATACTAAATTGTATTGACTGTGAGAGGCCAAGTTGggctaaaaacaaaaatcataaaaactttaaaaaagaaattttaaatacactttaaatttcttaacctTTGCTctatagtattttctatagacAATAGTTTACCTTTATGGTATGTATTTATTGCAACAGACactgtaattaaaatgatttagaaTTGCTTCATTTAAAACTTACCAGGATTCTTAGGTTCTCCTCCAAACAAGGCCAAAGCCAGACCCCTCTTAATATAATCATGTCCGTATATAGAGGGCGCTATACTTTGCACTATACGCTCTCCAATTTGTGGGTcctttgataatttattaatattagccACATCTTCATCTGTGAGTGACTCAACTATGTGCTTACAGTCCTTAACTACTATGTAGTTTGCTATTATGACTGTTGCAAATACTGGGAAtccctaaaaaaatattatctgt
Proteins encoded:
- the LOC110993031 gene encoding DNA replication licensing factor Mcm2 gives rise to the protein MSSPIPETPERDDARSRMTSPPREYEMFEDEGDILGDNPAEEEDDGEELFNDNMEADYRPMPALDRYDAEGLDDDDYDSMSVGDRVAAERELQRRDRDEGRIRRDDRGLLYDDSDEEGGDIPRAKRRRAAEKAATGAEDQVEEGIESIENLEDTKGYTTKEWVSMLGPRTEIANRFKNFLRTYTNNKGQYVYKDRIRRMCEHNQASFHVEFDVLARREQVLAYFLPEAPFQMLQIFDEVAKDIVLQIFPSYERVTSEIHVRISDLPLIEELRTFRKLHLNQLVRTVGVITATTGVLPQLSVVKYDCNRCGYILGPFVQSQNSEVKPGSCPECQSSGPFMVNMEQTVYRNYQKVTIQESPGRIPAGRIPRSKDCILLADLCDRCKPGDEVDLTGIYTNNYDGSLNTEQGFPVFATVIIANYIVVKDCKHIVESLTDEDVANINKLSKDPQIGERIVQSIAPSIYGHDYIKRGLALALFGGEPKNPGEKHKVRGDINVLICGDPGTAKSQFLKYTEKIAPRAVFTTGQGASAVGLTAYVRKNPTTREWTLEAGALVLADRGVCLIDEFDKMNDQDRTSIHEAMEQQSISISKAGIVTSLHARCSIIAAANPIGGRYDASLTFSENVNLSEPILSRFDVLCVVRDEADPMQDAHLAKFVVGSHIRHHPSHRGTALEDATENENTLPQDLLKKYIVYSRENVHPKLQNMDQDKVAKMYSQLRQESLATGSLPITVRHIESVIRMSEAHARMHLRGQVNEEDVNLAIRSMLESFVDTQKYSVMRAMRQTFQKYLSYKKDHSELLYYILRQLTIDQLAYMRGLHNYTQPTIEISERDLLERARQINITDLKPFYDSRIFKLNNFSYDAKRKVIVHLLPEVPTSTDK